The Myxocyprinus asiaticus isolate MX2 ecotype Aquarium Trade chromosome 6, UBuf_Myxa_2, whole genome shotgun sequence region tggtcacctctcttaccaaggtccttctcccccgattgctcagtttggccaggcggacagctctaggaagagtcctggttgttccaaacttccatttaagaattatgggggccactgtgctcttgggaaccttcaatgcagccaattttttttttttttttttttttttaatgcttacccagatctgtgcctcgacacaatcctgtctctgagctctgcaggcagttcctttgacctcatggcttggtttttgctctgatatgcattttcagctgtgaaaccttatatagacaagtgtgcctttccaaattatgtccaatcaattgagttttccacaggtggactccaatcaaagtgtagaacaTCTCAATGATGATCCAGAGAAaggggatgcacctgagctaaattttaagtgtcatagcaaagggtctgaatacttatgtcaatgtgatatttcagtttttcctttttaatacatttgcaagttatcaaaaatctggtttttgctttgtcattatggtgtaaggagtgtagattgatgtgaaaacaataatgatttaaagcattttagcaacagaacaaaatgtgaaaaaaaatgagcgggtctgaatgcactgtacgtccatttatgtttaatacatttggatTCTTATGCtcgggtggcagatggggtggtaaagctaatttttagggtggcagctgccacccagTGCCAACCTTGTGGCCACGCCCctgctccagtcatatcagtaaccttataaaagttgttttattctacatggagagggtctgcacatgggggctgccatgttaaaatcacatgatcagccgaatactactcgcttaatctcagtaacctttctgttttttgacactttcactcactgattaaagtaatcatggctgactgtgaatactgcatttatacaatggcatctgaaatggaaaacttgattttaaatgatgctgcattctaaccactaggtgtcagtgtaagtccaaggtaacatagacaaaagttactgagtgtacctttttGTTActgatttgtatctgtttctcacccacatctatcatattgcttctaaagacatagatttgaccactggagtcatatgaattagttttatgtttcctttatgtgatttttggagctacaaaggcctgatcaccattcacttgcactgtatgcacctgcagagctgaaatattcttctaaaaatctttatttgtgttctgctgaagaaagaaagtcatacacatctgggatggcatgagggcaactAAATAATGGGAGCATTTTcagtttttggtgaactgtccctttttcAAGTTTCAAACAGTTCTCTAGATCTGGCAGctttagtgaaaaaaaaatagaaacagTAAAATGACAGTTTTCTAAATGTTCTGATTCTAATTTTGagcaaaattatgatattaatttatgaTTTTAACTACAGAATGACTGAACTAACCATAAGTATGTCagagaaaacataaaaacagaCACATGGCCTAAaatttaattgattaaattaattacattgagGTTCAGATGTATTTCTTGTTTCACATTTGTCACaattttctgttcattttagACTTGATCGAGGTGGAAGTGGAAgtggaaagtcaagaactgaatgacgtGGAGCAGAAACAGCAGTGTGATAAATCTGTCAATTTCAAAACTAGTGAAAAATCTCCCAGCTCACAGTctaaaaataatttctcacaGAAAAAAACTCATAGAACAAGAGCAAAGAATTCtatcacatgccctcagtgtggaaagagtttcactaaaAAAGGAAACCTTAACACTCACTTAAAACTTCACTCTGGAGAAAggcctttcacatgccctcagtgtggaaagagtttctcacTTAAAGGAAACCTAAAGAGTCACATGatgattcacactggagagaagcctttcgcATGCCCTCAatgtgaaaagagttttgcaataAAACCAGATCTTGAGAGACACCTGAgaattcacaccggagagaagcctttcacatgccccaAGTGTATAAAGAGATTCACACAAAAAGAAAGCCTTAAGCGGCACCTAAGTCTTCattctggagagaagcctttcacatgccctcagtgtgaaaagagtttcacacagAGAAAACAGCTTGAAGTTCACATGataatccacactggagagaaccCTTTCACttgtcatcagtgtggaaagagtttcacacaaaaggGAAACCTTAACACTCACTTAAAacttcactctggagagaagcctttcacttgccctcagtgtggaaagagtttctcacTTAAAGGAAATCTAAAGAGTCACATGATgcttcacactggagaaaagacTTTCACCTGccctcaatgtggaaagagtttcgcaATAAAACAAGATCTTGAGAGACACCTGAGAACTCACTTCggagaaaagcctttcacatgccatcagtgtggaaagagttttacacaaAAAGGAAACCTTAACACTCACTTAAAACTTCattctggagagaagccttttacatgccaatgtggaaagagtttctcacTCAAAGGAAACCTAAAGAGTCACATGAtgcttcacactggagagaagcccttcacatgccttcagtgtgaaaAAAGTTTCACAGTGAGAAAACAGCTTGAGGTTCACATGAAAATCCACACAGGAGAGAACCCTTTCacctgccatcagtgtggaaagaatttcacacaaaaaggagatcTTGAGAGGCACCTGAgaactcacactggagagaagcctttcacatgcactcagtgtggaaagagtttcacacagaaAATACACCTTAAGAGGCACCTGAGtcttcactctggagagaagcctttcacgtgctttcagtgtggaaagaattACGCAGAGAGAGGACAGCTTGAGGTTCACATGAAAATCCACACAGGAGAGAACCCTTTCctctgccatcagtgtggaaagagttttacacaaAAAGGAGATCTTGAGAAGCACCTAagaattcacacaggagagaagcctttcacatgccttcagtgtggaaagatttTCACTCAAAAAATACACCTTAAGAGGCACCTAAGTCTTCGCTGTGGAGAGAAGCCACTGTCCCTTTTCTCTAATGACCCTCAGAGGGAGATAGCTGTGCCCCTTATCGGTGTCCCTCCAACGGAGATTGTTCTGCCCCTTTGCTGTGGTGCCACTATGGAGAAGTGTGCAACCCCACCCCCAACTGACGTAGCAGCCTCTGTGGATGCCAAACATAAAACATTCCCTTAAAGCAATGATGTTTGAAATGTAAAGATGTACAAATCACATCCTGTAGCATTGAATTCAACAGAAATTGCAGTGTTGTTACAAAACCCAAAGAATGTGTGAGCAGAGAGCATGATGAGTGTTTTTTATGATGATTCTTAGGCTCTTTTTACGTACAGAAGCAAACATGTTAATTAAACTATAAAGTGCAAGAATTCAATTCAAGTGCAAAAATGAGCGAGTTATTTGTATTTGCATTGTTGTATTATTGATGATTTATTGGTGTCAGATTGAGATTAGTGGTCGACCTATataggttttttaatggctgatgccgataggccaatacaatgatatatcacacaatttaatatagtaaataacaaaattgctaaaaaaaaaaaattaatgaactcTTATGTAGCACTAAATGTacttaatttcacacaaaactttaactttgtataaaataatctaaaaaaatattgtatattaaatTGAAGATAGCAGATCTTCTgaattctgtttagtcatcaaattttagtaatttatttgcacatgatgaaattattaatatattaggaagaaggaaataacagtacacacagtagtccagcaacaatGGATGGCGTGTCCatgttagcaattgcattttctcaaaacATACTAAATCAAATCAATTGCAcatgcagtgcatagtgaataagacatttactcattgCGCACGTGAAGCGTTTTTACTTTGAAATTGCATTCACGTGCTCTGACGCAATCTTCTGACAgattaaatggcctggatcgcctgatTGGATTGTTAtgggctgtgtccgaaaccagaaaaatgctgccttcggtgGATGTAAAAGAGACAGGATGAAAATAACTGTTAGGAGACTAGTTTccataagagttccattcatatgaaacagctgtcagttaagccattaactgattaagcagcaagtcagctgcttacgttttggatgtgaccatcatgatttgtgaattagaggaacttttgatcctgatcctgaactttttgattctggctgatagaatacgtgcttcagaggacgatattagatgagcgctcgacgggaagaaaatgctggattttcgtgaggctCGTGAATTATAtctttttaaacaagatatctgcatatttgccgATGGTATATAATAGTTTCATTGATATTTgaattttatcattagaaaagttacagggaactgttgaggacagactgttagaatacatgcttcagaggaagatttatgggtgttccacaggatgctggatctgctcaagttgtgtgaggttggtttattacatctgtttaaatgagatatgtgcatatttgcagacggtttATGATATtagtttattgatatttgccttttatcattagacaagacagttaaaagttataaggaactgttgatgagagagagggagaatgaaacaggcgagcatcagtcgtggctctgatatgtggaccgtttaaatgagactgtgttgctcACTGGTCTATTTTTGTattaacacgatggcatgtaataacaaaacaaaccatgactggttgtttacatgtctcagatgcttcacatgcaagcaggtgattctccacgtcctcaagaaacaaatcggccaaaagGGAAAATTCATCCGCCGAtgctgttaataaaaaaaaaatctgaatattggccgatttatcggcctcggcgatatatcagtcaaccactaattAAGATAGTAGTCCACTTTGAATAGAGCTCTTTTAAAAGCTATTATGTAGGTACTAATGTGGTTTTCTTCTCTGTGTTCCTAACAGCAAACACCTTTTGTACACTTAATTTACTCATAATAaagtcaaacatctgctgattatcCTTAAGGGGTTGTTTCGTTAATGTCAATAGCCTTACAGAAATAAGAGGACTATTACTGTTAATAGAGCTGCTGAAAAGCTGCTTACCTCACTACCGTGACCATTCTTTCAGCATTTGGCAACACCCACTTACCCACTGCAGTCTGTATGGCCCTCTGCCTGGCTCAAAGCTCTTTACTAATCCTCCAAAACTCCTCCATTGCAGTTACTGGGGTTTTCTGTAGCAGCTCAcaatatttaaatactgtatgtcacgGTTATAGTGACTGCCACTCTATTTATAGCCATGTCGACAAAGTTTTTCTAACTGGAGTAGATCTTTTTGCGTGAGGCCACTGCCCACAAGCATCAactgcccctgcctgtttaactCTATAGGTCCCTGTGGCTGTATACAGCTTCAGTCCTCTTGGCTTTCATTGTGATGCAGACCCTAGCGTGAGGTTGCCTTCGTAAGCGGCGGATACTTAATGTTGCTTAACCTCGTAAAActcactgcctggccaaaaaaaaaagagtcgcatactctaatatttcgttggaccgcctttagcttttaTTAAGGCGCGAAattgtcatggcattgtttcgacagccttatgcaatgtcacaacatttatttccatccagaattgcataaatttttttgcagagatcttgtattgatgacgggagaatcgaaccactccgtaaagtcttctccagcacatcccaaagactttcaattggtttaaggtcaggactctgtggtggccagttcatgtatgaaaatgattcctcatgctccctgaaccactctttcacaatttgagcccaatgaatcttggcattgttgtcctggaatatgcccgtgccgtcagggaagaaaaattagcctcactaacaagtggctttcttgtggccacacagcttttagtcccaatcctgtaagatCTCGTTGCATTgggcatgtggaaatgctcttactttcattattaaagctagagtatgcaatttataccagaagcattttttgttatactggttgaaagtctctttgcAACCTGACAGCAATCAACTGCAGGCAAgtggcgtattcagaaagctgttttaaaacagtgtttaattttgcaattccattcggtggctctagtgtcgcagaaatgacatactccagctttaaacacagctgtgagttctactgtcgattttttacaatgtgacttcaagtgttttagtgatctccgatcacgatcattcaagatttttttcttaccacatttcttccacgaagctgaaGGTTCACCAccatccttccaggttttaataatgtgctggacagttcttaacccagtaCCAGTGATtttagcaatctccttagttgtttcctttgcttgatgcaggccaataatttgccccttctgaaacacagtaacatcttttccatgaccacgggtacgtcttccgacatggttgtttaagaaatgaggaACAACACAAATTcaaatggtgatttttttttttttttttttggctaggtAGTGTACAAGCTGAGGACAATCAAAATGTTGTTCATCCTCAGCGTCCTCAGTTTGtgccatttttaatgttttgtcatcacttttaatttaaattagctTTTTAGTGAATGAGTTTCCATAAAATGTTAAGTTAAGTGAACTTGTCTGGGCTTATAGTGTATACATATGTGTGTATCTGATTGCTTCacagatgatttaaaaaaataaaataaatccagcAAACATAAATTTCAAGTTTTGGCTCTGCCACTGCTTAATTAAATAAGGAGATGATAACAGTATATCTCCACTGCAAACAAAGCCTGCTTTTATTCACCTGCTTTTTACTCACTGGTCACCATGATGGCAGCTTTATGCACTTTTGTTTGTAAACTGTATAAAAAATTTGTATTGCTACTATGGCCCGCAGGTCTATGGAGCTAAGGCTCTGTTATTTACGCCTCCTAAATATAGGCATAAACATATGAAGTCATCTCACCATCAGTGCAATCTAAGCCCCCTTTTCTCTATCTGCTGTTATTTGCAGGTCAGTTTAGTGCCCTTGAACTATTACTTTTGCTAGACATCACTCTATATTCTTCTTTCTTCACCCATGATGATCTGCAGGCCACTGAATCTAGCTCTGCATTCTTTAACAATAATAAACTATAAtaatcattggtaattataatTGTTGTGCCAGTATTTTATATTAGGAGTTTGGAGTAAATCAGCAGTTTTCAGATATCTCAAAACACTGACAGATTTACCACATGGGTGTGTCCTTTCTCACTTGGTTTGCATTCTGTACATTAACAAATGTGAGGCTGGCAGCACTTCTACTATTTGAAGAAACTTGATTCCTGTCATTTTAATGATCATGACAATGTTCTACAAATGGTATATTGAGGTTGTACTTCGCTTTTCCATTTGCTGTTGGTATGGAAACCTAAAGATTAAACACGAATTAAATGGTTTTTAATCAATATAGAAAATGTACAGGGGCAAACAAATTCCAGACACTATTGGAATAACAGTATATACCTGAACACCATGCTACTGATTCAAGGGGCAATGCCCACTAAGAAAGAGGGGAAAAACAGTAACCATCTAATGTTTAGATGGTGTAACAATGACACTAGCCACCCCTATTAGTGAAACATTGTGCATAAACTTTCGTTAACACAGTGTGAAGGGAGAGAAGACAGAATGGTCACCGACCGACAATGTAATGTAATGCCACTAGCCAGCAGGGCAGAGAAGCATTGAAACAAAATTCCTCTTCACAACATAATCGGCAGAGAGAGAACAACATGGTCATGAGACCAATGGTCAGTACAAACAAGGACACTAGTCAAACAGGACAGTGAAAATAAGCAACTTTTCCAGCACTGgtccagtgtgagccagggctatgAACTAGCCAactggggccaatagcctcggatcTCGATCCACAAGACCAAAattgatctgcattcccaccatcgggccaacagccccacagcgttgccctaaaacctgcccttaatatgcgccctggtgccaacgtcaccacccacccatttcacaagcaagaggaaaGCTCAAGCTAAGGTATCAGACTCTGAAGACTAGCTAGTTCCTTCCAAATGAACACAGACTTGTACTGAGCCCGAAGTTTGTATTTTTCTTGAACATGTACctttgtgcgctggatacactaCTTGGCAAGTTCTGCGACAAAATACTTAAGGACATATTTGTTTTGCCAGATGTTGTCGATCTAACTTTGCACTGTTAaggtaagctggtagctagataaGAAAAATTGGGAAATTTGTATCTTGGTCCTGaccctctgacctgactcagctaaactccacctttgaaaaaagggtgTTTGCTCACGACAAAACACCCAGAGGATTACCCattgctatagcagcaacatacacttTAAGCGCGGATGGAGAGAGTCCTTCATCCAAATGCCGTGCAAAAAGCAGAGCACCATCTGCACAGGGCAACACGCTGGGTCCTCATCGTGGGAGAAACACCAGTCAGTGAAAAGCCGCCACTTTAAAGCATACCACTTATAGGCAGGTTCTGGCCTGTAGTATGATTTagaacagtgtttctcaatcctttccTGGAGTACCACTAACGACACAATTTAGTATTTCTCCCTTATTTGACACTCAGTTAAGGAGGAGCATTTGGGACATTGCATTTGTGCCATTTTGGGCAGTTGGGCCACTACGGTGCATCCAGCAATAATGTTTTCCTGTCTTCCCGAAACTTGCACAGCACTTGGTGTAGCAAACAGACAGGAGCAAATGCATAATTGCATTTCGCTGGCCATTTGTAAACTTTTGCATCCAAGCCCGATGGAGTCTGAGTCATGGAGTACCAGAGGCGATGGTGCATGGTCTCTGGGgtggcaaacaggtccacctcggCTTCCCAGAATATCTCCCAAGTCTTCTAAACTGTCTGAGGATCAAGTCACTATTCCCGGGGACATGCGTCTAAGGTATCGATAGATGTTTTTCACTCCAGAGAAGTCTGCGTACCAGAGCCAAAATCAGGCGTGACCGAACTCCACCCTTGGTGATTTGTGTGCGCCACATCAGCAGTGTTGTCTGTATGGATCAGAATTTAAAAACCCTGCATGTCTGACAGAAAAGAGGACTGCAAGCAGTTCTAAGTGATTTATGTGTTTCTAGTTTGCGCATTTGTCCAGAACGACCATCACACAGAGCTCCCTAACCTATGTTGGACACATCCATCGTGATGGCCTGACACATAGCCTGTGGCGAGTGGCTATTTGCACTTGAAAGTATGCATTTTTTAGATCGATCAACACAAACCAGTCCAATAGACGGACATGAGACAAAATCTGTCTCTAAGACATTCTGAGTGTCTGATTCAAGCATCTCGAGTCCAGTATGAAGACCAGAAAACAGCAGCTGTAAAAGCCTTCTGTACATCACACACTGGTATGCTCTATCACATCTTTGGAAAAAAGACAATGTTCCTCTGAGTGTTAAATCTGCACGCACCACACGGTGGAGGACAGAATCTTGCCGAAGAGAGGCGGCTGCCTTGCAAACTGAAGCACATAGCCATTCTCGACTGTGCTCCGTACCCAGCTGGAGACCTCCGGGAGGCCATTGCATGCATCAATGTAGCGGGCCAGAGGGCACAAGGGCTAATTTTTTACCATGTGCGTCTGAACGGTACCTTCCGCTCAGCGCAACCGAGTAGGTTAAAGTTAGATTTTTGCTAATTTTTCATGTATATGTGTGCCTGAACACTGGACAGTGTCAGAACACTCTAATGGCTGGCTGACTCTCCGCCTTCTTGGGGAGGGGTTCTGTAGTTGTGATTTCACTCTGCTGGATGTTGCCCCACTAAAGAACGTGAGTAAGCTGTCTGCACTAGAGAGCCATCTTGCCTCGGCAAGATGTGCTTGTAGGCCAGCGACTGCTTCTTAGCTGCCTGGAACTTTTTGGTAAAAGCACTCATAGAATCACCAAAGAGTCTCTGCTGCAACACTGAGCATTGAGCAGAACAGTTTTGTCCTTATTGCAAATCTCTGTCAAAATAAGCCATAGCTGATGTTATACAGACACCAGATTCTATAGACACTTTTTATAGACTGCCAATGGCTCGAGCAATAATCTTGGTGGTCTGGAGCATCTCTTTAAAGGACTAAGGGTCTGGGCTACTTTTGTCCATGTCCTAAGGTAATTTAGCTTGGCAGGCCTGCATGACCGCCATGGTGCGCAGAGCCAAAGCAGCATAGCCCACCACAGCATAAGCCTTACCCACAAGTGAAGACGTAAGCCTGCATGGCTTGAATGGATGTACCGGCTTGGCTTTCCACATCAGTGCAGAGAAGGGGCACAAGTGGGCCACAACTTCCTCTTTAACTGGGGGAAGTTCAGTAAAGCCTCTTTGGGTGGCAAGATCAAGCAATGTGAAGGCTAATGCATTGGAGACATGTGTTCTCGCCGAAAAGGGAGCACATCATGTCTTGACCAACTGGTTGTGCAGCTCTGGAAAGAATGGCACCGGAAGGCTGGACACAGTCGCGGCAGTTCGATAGGATGCACTTATCGAGTGGAGAACGCTCTGGCGCATCTAGAGTTGGCCATTCAATCACCCGGACGAGAACCTCCATCAATTCAGCATCAGAGGCAGCTTTTGCATGGCAAATCCTCCTCAAACTTTCCTCATTCTAAatcccaaacacacacaaaaaagcataaacaaaacaaaaccaaaactgGGATGACAGAATCCTGAAactaaagggtaaacaaaaaacagaaagagGTTGCAATAACAGTGTAGGTCAAAAGAGAACGGCTGCAGTGGTGAGGACGTGCATCTCCAGGGGTCCAGCAGCGGCCAGGACGGGTGCCTCCGGGAATCCAGCAGTGGCCAGGGCAGGCACCTCTAGCAGGTTTGGCCATCTCAGGGAAGGTAACCAGGGCCCACCACCTCCTTTTACGTCTTGACTGGCAAACTGCCAGGATGGGACCCTCTGAATCCAAGGCATCAAGGATGGGCATCTCTGCACTGGGCAATGACTGGGAGATGGGAAGCTCAGAAATGGGGCCCCATTCCCCATGAAGGAgctccatttctttaaaatggCAGATATCATCACAACCTCCCAGTATGTCCAAGTGTTCAGGTCACTCAGCTCCACCCAAAAACAGGAAAAGGAAATactaaaactgaaaataataaaCTGACTAAAACCAAAACAGGAGAACAGTAATGCAAACTGACAAGCCCGGAGTCTGAGAACACGGCAACACAAGAGGAATTTGAGAAACAAACCAGCACAGGACAGAGCACAAGGAGGGAATATAAATAGGGAGAAATCAAGAGGCAAACGAGGAGGGCAGGTGTAACAACTGAACAGGTAATCAGGGAAATGAGGGGGTGGGGCCAGGGAAtgagacagagaacaaaaacaggTAGGGAAGAGAAACAGATGGtagacaaacacacatacacacacagagaaaaagcataaacaaaaccaaaactgGGATGATAGAATCCTGCTACtaaagtgtaaaaatattgacCGACTAGTTGGGATGAGATTATTGATCGGCAccttattttatcaatatatttttgaggcatcgataaaatcaaattagctgacatttaacttagaagcccaatttgcatGTTTTCCAatacactcagttggcctctgtttaacagtctggcattATAGCATTGGAAGACAACAAGAGGGCGATATACCATTTActgaagtacacacacacacataggatgAGCTGAAGCTGCGCAGGAGATCAAGAATCTTCAAGAATGAAAAAGTTgacgatgagtttgcaggttagttaAACGGTTGCAATTACGCACACTGAGCGATTAGAAATGgctatgtttattatgcaatttctctgtatttagccttgaataggtctttcattcaagctgtctaACTACAAAATGACATACATATAACTCAAagtacattgtgtaggctctatgaaagatgcATGGTCACAatagatcatccagtgatggctagagtaaataatctttgtccagTGATATAATGATTTGgttcgaatttaatggaaaattatgCGTGTTGCCctccgtggcactgcagaatgTTGATGCTGAGCGTTGGCGTCGTGTGTAcaatttgtagaaaataaatcaTTGATTCTAATTTTAAAACGCGCCATGTCGTCTGCCAGATGCATctggtgtgcaaccccctttaatttaccctgtcgCTCACACTTTATTAAAGTTGTGTTAATAAATATGTCTgcagagacaaagactattgtgcaatgatcagccttatttatatctgaaaaaatcccgatacatatcgataatcatcgggaaaatcttcagattataGATGTGTGAAGAAGGCATTGATCCCAATCCTACCGACTAGTGATTACATTGTCAACTAGCAACATCAGAacagtttagtcgactag contains the following coding sequences:
- the LOC127442872 gene encoding gastrula zinc finger protein XlCGF57.1-like; this translates as MSIKEEKEDFSDPEPQLIENEDNEEKRDLIEVEVEVESQELNDVEQKQQCDKSVNFKTSEKSPSSQSKNNFSQKKTHRTRAKNSITCPQCGKSFTKKGNLNTHLKLHSGERPFTCPQCGKSFSLKGNLKSHMMIHTGEKPFACPQCEKSFAIKPDLERHLRIHTGEKPFTCPKCIKRFTQKESLKRHLSLHSGEKPFTCPQCEKSFTQRKQLEVHMIIHTGENPFTCHQCGKSFTQKGNLNTHLKLHSGEKPFTCPQCGKSFSLKGNLKSHMMLHTGEKTFTCPQCGKSFAIKQDLERHLRTHFGEKPFTCHQCGKSFTQKGNLNTHLKLHSGEKPFTCQCGKSFSLKGNLKSHMMLHTGEKPFTCLQCEKSFTVRKQLEVHMKIHTGENPFTCHQCGKNFTQKGDLERHLRTHTGEKPFTCTQCGKSFTQKIHLKRHLSLHSGEKPFTCFQCGKNYAERGQLEVHMKIHTGENPFLCHQCGKSFTQKGDLEKHLRIHTGEKPFTCLQCGKIFTQKIHLKRHLSLRCGEKPLSLFSNDPQREIAVPLIGVPPTEIVLPLCCGATMEKCATPPPTDVAASVDAKHKTFP